One Carassius auratus strain Wakin chromosome 4, ASM336829v1, whole genome shotgun sequence DNA segment encodes these proteins:
- the LOC113062302 gene encoding fish-egg lectin-like, with protein sequence MKVCQSLLLFCLLHYTLALECEVVPGNLKQIDAGVGVVGGVNDDNEVFLLLGKEFRKINVTMKHFTVGPAGELAVNLSNSVFKFQSGQFSSIPITFKQVDAGGDQIIAGVTPLDDIFCLNKDANNIGPSSSFTWVQLAGKLKYYSCGPYSCWGVNAAGNILIRRSVWGASCGGWSSFDVITGSMSMVEVATDGSVFAVDTQGSLFQRIGVSASNPIGTGWLGYLVCPDGHKHVTYDLGRLYVICSDGSIRRCI encoded by the exons ATGAAAGTTTGTCAGAGCCTCCTGCTGTTCTGCCTGCTCCATTATACTCTAG CTTTGGAGTGTGAAGTGGTTCCTGGTAACCTGAAGCAGATTGATGCTGGTGTCGGGGTAGTAGGTGGGGTGAACGATGACAATGAAGTCTTCCTGTTGCTGGGGAAGGAATTTAGAAAGATAAATGTAACCATGAAGCACTTTACTGTCGGACCTGCTGGAGAACTAGCGGTGAATTTATCAAACAGCGTCTTTAAGTTTCAGAGTGGTCAGTTCAGCTCGATTCCAA TTACTTTTAAACAGGTGGATGCCGGAGGTGACCAGATTATTGCAGGTGTAACTCCACTAGATGATATCTTCTGTTTAAATAAGGATGCTAACAACATTGGGCCATCCAGCAGTTTTACTTGGGTACAACTTGCAGGAAAGCTGAAGTACTACAGCTGTGGCCCGTACAGCTGCTGGGGGGTGAACGCTGCAGGGAATATCCTCATCAGAAGG TCTGTATGGGGTGCTTCCTGTGGAGGGTGGAGCTCTTTCGATGTCATTACTGGAAGTATGTCTATGGTTGAAGTAGCGACTGATGGCAGCGTCTTTGCTGTTGACACTCAGGGGTCTTTGTTTCAGAG aattgGTGTCTCTGCATCGAATCCCATTGGCACAGGTTGGTTAGGTTATCTTGTGTGTCCAGATGGCCACAAGCACGTGACTTATGATCTGGGAAGGCTGTATGTCATCTGTAGTGATGGATCCATCAGGAGATGCATTTAA
- the LOC113062292 gene encoding fish-egg lectin-like yields the protein MKVCLCILLFSHLFLYTIAYNCEVIPGTLKQIDAGLGVVGGVNDDNEVFLFLGTRFERIGSSLKHFTVGPAGELGANSTNNVFKFTDGSFKQIPGIQLKQVDAGGDQIIVGVSPVDDVFCLNKDANNVMPSGDAPWVQLTGKLKYYSCGPNSCWGVNAAGNIVIRRSVTGANCGGSGAFEAVAGALSMVEVASDGNVFGVDLQGNLLQRAGITISNPPGSSWGLISICPNGHKHVTSDLGRLYVICSDGSIRRCI from the exons ATGAAAGTTTGTCTGTGCATCCTGCTATTTAGCCACCTGTTCCTTTATACTATAG CTTATAATTGTGAAGTGATACCTGGTACCCTGAAGCAGATTGATGCTGGGCTAGGGGTAGTAGGTGGGGTGAATGATGACAATGAGGTCTTCCTGTTCCTGGGGACCAGATTTGAAAGGATAGGATCCTCCCTAAAGCACTTTACTGTCGGACCTGCTGGAGAACTAGGGGCAAATTCAACAAACAATGTCTTCAAGTTTACGGATGGAAGCTTCAAGCAGATTCCAG GCATTCAACTCAAACAAGTGGATGCTGGGGGTGACCAGATTATTGTAGGTGTTTCACCGGTAGACGATGTCTTCTGCTTAAATAAGGATGCTAACAATGTCATGCCATCCGGTGACGCTCCTTGGGTTCAACTTACAGGAAAGCTGAAGTACTACAGCTGTGGTCCGAACAGCTGTTGGGGAGTGAACGCTGCTGGAAATATCGTCATCAGAAGG TCTGTAACTGGTGCTAACTGTGGAGGGTCAGGTGCTTTTGAGGCTGTTGCTGGAGCTCTGTCCATGGTTGAAGTAGCAAGTGATGGCAATGTCTTTGGTGTTGACCTTCAGGGGAATTTACTGCAAAG AGCTGGTATCACTATATCGAATCCCCCTGGATCTAGTTGGGGACTTATTTCAATCTGTCCCAATGGCCACAAGCACGTGACTTCTGATCTGGGAAGGCTGTACGTTATCTGTAGTGATGGATCCATCAGGAGATGCATTTAA
- the LOC113062252 gene encoding myelin-associated glycoprotein-like, translated as MNERMNIWRAEKIILLCFLLEGVFCRHLSISLPEKIEALSGSCVIIKCTFDFDKEFDNYLNENDATGLWLKDGTNESTHQVFNSRDPKPNHFNGKITGKLHEKDCTTVFYNVSSKHNGTYYFRIKSGDLRYTYKQNFSTINVIESPPKRRVQLSVEQKEVQCQEEVLEGSSVRLRCSAETLCSSPPPTLTWSSTPRIPLSESSRLQELISDLNFTATHREDGVTFTCTITYQLQDKNKTEQDSITLHVQYSPKNTAVSVIPSSSVLEGSSVTLICSSDANPAVLNYTWSRESEGQLKQLQTGDTLTFNRTDPTHRGWYHCTAQNQHGHHNSSVMLDIQYAPKISPFSSCSRTDVTVCFCEADGNPSPELKWHLSGRPVTNSSNTFISEERLSSTGLRSSITLHQSFTNSSTLQCVSRNTQGTARQLFNLLHFTPQVSGFHHFSFWVGAAGGATVMMVFCGILLICARRESNTRRYDGPGLIMNDWRDEDEVYASSAMLSPNGAATQNHKREPLHYASIDFSNFQPESEEIRGISSLTTDYAVIRCDPGEVSEAESAIRVDQPNSSISSVMKSEEKETILEQEANIREEFSQPAEDTTYESITI; from the exons ATGAATGAAAGGATGAACATTTGGAGAGCAGAGAAAATAATTCTACTCTGTTTTCTGTTGGAAG gtgttttCTGTAGACATCTTAGCATCAGTCTGCCAGAGAAGATCGAAGCTCTCAGTGGATCCTGTGTGATCATAAAGTGCACTTTTGACTTTGATAAAGAATTTGACAATTACCTCAATGAGAATGATGCTACAGGACTGTGGCTCAAAGATGGAACTAATGAGAGTACACATCAAGTGTTTAACTCCAGAGATCCCAAACCTAATCACTTTAATGGGAAAATAACTGGAAAACTACATGAGAAGGACTGCACCACTGTCTTTTATAATGTTAGTTCAAAGCACAATGGTACATATTACTTCAGGATTAAGAGTGGAGATCTGAGATACACCTACAAACAAAACTTCTCCACTATAAATGTCATCG AGTCTCCTCCCAAACGCAGAGTGCAGCTGTCTGTGGAGCAGAAGGAGGTGCAGTGTCAGGAGGAGGTGTTGGAGGGGAGCTCTGTGAGACTGCGCTGCTCTGCTGAGACTCTCTGCTCCTCTCCTCCACCAACTCTCACATGGAGCTCCACTCCCAGAATCCCCCTCAGTGAGAGCAGCAGACTACAGGAGCTCATCTCTGATCTGAACTTCACTGCTACTCACCGTGAGGACGGAGTCACTTTCACCTGCACTATAACCTACCAGCTACAGGACAAGAACAAAACAGAACAGGACAGCATCACACTACATGTTCAGT ATTCACCCAAAAACACAGCAGTGTCTGTGATTCCCTCCAGCTCTGTGTTGGAGGGcagttcagtgactctgatctgcagcagtgatgcaAATCCAGCAGTGTTGAACTACACGTGGTCCAGAGAGAGTGAAGGACAGTTGAAGCAGCTGCAGACTGGAGACACTCTTACCTTCAATAGGACCGACCCGACACACAGAGGCTGGTACCACTGTACAGCTCAGAACCAACATGGACACCACAACTCATCAGTGATGCTGGACATTCAGT ATGCCCCTAAAATCTCTCCATTCTCCAGCTGTAGCAGAACTGATgtaactgtgtgtttctgtgaggcTGATGGGAATCCCTCTCCTGAACTGAAGTGGCATCTGTCTGGACGTCCTGTCACTAACTCTTCAAACACATTCATCAGTGAAGAGCGATTGAGCAGCACAGGCTTGAGGAGCTCCATTACTCTTCATCAGTCTTTCACAAACTCATCCACTCTACAGTGTGTCAGCAGAAACACTCAAGGAACTGCGAGACAACTTTTTAATTTGCTTCATTTCACTCCTCAAGTGTCAG gtttCCATCATTTCTCTTTTTGGGTTGGAGCTGCTGGTGGGGCTACTGTGATGATGGTCTTTTGTGGCATTTTACTTATCTGTGCAAG AAGAGAAAGCAATACAAGACGTTACGATGGCCCTGGACTCATTATGAATGACTGG AGGGATGAGGATGAAGTTTATGCCAGTAGCGCCATGCTGTCACCAAATGGAGCTGCCACCCAGAATCATAAAAGAGAACCTCTCCATTATGCCTCCATTGACTTCTCAAACTTCCAACCAGAGTCAGAAGAGATCAGGGGCATCTCCTCTCTGACAACAGACTATGCTGTGATCCGATGTGATCCTGGTGAAGTATCAGAGGCAGAGAGCGCAATAAGAGTTGATCAGCCCAACAGCAGCATTTCATCTGTAATGAAGTCTGAGGAAAAGGAGACCATACTAGAGCAGGAGGCAAATATCAGAGAAGAGTTCTCCCAGCCAGCAGAAGATACAACTTATGAAAGCATTACCATCTGA